From one Eucalyptus grandis isolate ANBG69807.140 chromosome 9, ASM1654582v1, whole genome shotgun sequence genomic stretch:
- the LOC104419623 gene encoding CSC1-like protein At4g35870 has translation MPAPAADALAPPPSPSAPGDGEGWPDAWYGNIQYLLNISAIGASCCVLIFLFVKLRSDHRRMPGPAGLAAKLLAVWHATGHEIGRHCGADAAQFLIIEGGSCSLLLLIAVLSVFVLLPVNLYCGEAVLNDQFSKTTISHITKGSGLLWVHFLFVVIVAVLVHFGINAIEGRLRVTRFRDGNGNPSYPGASSTAIFTVMVQGLPKTLDSQELQEYFQHKYPGKLYKVILPMDLCALDDLALELVRVRDDISWLVARMDSRLLPGDGEDLECGGGFWEGMRARAVRIWKQVKHVWDQVADRLGYTDEDKLRKLQELRAELETELATYKEGRAPGAGVAFVMFKDVYTANKAVQDFRSEKKRRIGKFFSVMELRLQRNQWKVERAPLATDIYWNHLGLTKFSMRLRKVLVNTCLLLMLVFFSSPLAVISAINSAGRIINAEAMDNAQSWLAWVQSSSWLASVVFQFLPNVIIFVSMYIIIPSVLSHLSKFERHLTMSGEQKAALLKMVCFFLVNLILLRGLVESSLESALLRMGRCYLDGEDCKRIEQYLSASFLSRSCLSSLAFLITCTFLGISYDLLAPIPWIKKKIQKLRKNDMLQLVPEQSEDRPLEQQETNSLRRPLISETVYDTPRFSAVDLPGQDLTEYPTNRASPVPKQTFDFAQYYAFNLTIFALTMIYSSFAPLVVPVGAVYFGYRYVVDKYNFLFVYRVRGFPAGNDGRLMDSVLSIMRFCVDLFLLSMLLYFSVQGDSTKLQAIFTLGLLVMYKLLPSDGDKFQPALLEGMQSIDSVIDGPIDYEVFSRPKFDWDTYYT, from the coding sequence ATGCCGGCGCCCGCGGCCGATGCCCTGGCGCCCCCGCCGTCCCCCTCCGcccccggcgacggcgaggggtGGCCGGACGCGTGGTACGGCAACATCCAGTACCTGCTCAACATCTCCGCCATCGGGGCCTCCTGCTGCGTGctcatcttcctcttcgtcAAGCTCCGCAGCGACCACCGCCGCATGCCGGGGCCCGCCGGGCTCGCCGCGAAGCTCCTCGCGGTGTGGCACGCCACGGGCCACGAGATCGGGCGGCACTGCGGGGCCGACGCGGCGCAGTTCCTGATCATCGAGGGCGGGAGCTGCAGCCTGCTGCTGCTGATCGCCGTCCTGTCGGTCTTTGTACTGTTGCCGGTTAATCTCTACTGCGGGGAGGCGGTGTTGAATGATCAGTTCTCGAAGACGACGATCAGCCACATCACGAAAGGTTCGGGATTGCTTTGGGTGCACTTCTTATTTGTGGTCATTGTTGCTGTTTTGGTGCATTTCGGTATTAATGCAATTGAGGGTAGATTGAGGGTTACTAGATTTAGGGATGGAAATGGGAACCCAAGTTATCCGGGCGCGAGTTCGACTGCGATATTTACTGTTATGGTGCAAGGTCTGCCAAAGACCCTGGATAGCCAAGAATTGCAGGAATACTTTCAGCATAAGTATCCGGGGAAGCTTTATAAGGTAATTTTACCTATGGATTTGTGTGCATTGGATGATTTGGCCTTGGAACTTGTTAGAGTTAGGGATGATATTTCTTGGTTGGTTGCGAGGATGGACTCGAGGCTTTTACCCGGAGATGGTGAAGATTTGGAATGTGGGGGTGGTTTTTGGGAGGGAATGAGGGCTAGGGCTGTTCGTATCTGGAAGCAAGTAAAGCATGTTTGGGATCAGGTGGCTGATAGATTAGGTTACACGGACGAGGATAAGTTGAGAAAGTTGCAGGAATTGAGAGCTGAACTGGAGACTGAACTTGCCACTTATAAAGAAGGGCGTGCACCTGGTGCTGGTGTTGCATTCGTGATGTTTAAGGATGTGTACACAGCAAATAAGGCTGTTCAGGACTTTAGAagcgagaagaagaggagaattGGGAAGTTCTTTTCAGTCATGGAGTTGCGCCTTCAGAGGAACCAGTGGAAAGTTGAGCGAGCACCGTTGGCTACAGACATATATTGGAATCACTTGGGGTTGACAAAGTTTTCTATGAGACTGCGGAAGGTACTTGTAAACACGTGCTTGCTCTTGATGTTAGTGTTCTTCAGTTCTCCTCTCGCTGTCATCAGTGCCATAAACAGTGCTGGGCGAATCATTAATGCGGAAGCCATGGATAATGCTCAGTCATGGTTGGCCTGGGTCCAGAGCTCGAGCTGGCTTGCTTCAGTTGTTTTTCAGTTCTTGCCAAATGTCATCATCTTTGTGAGTATGTACATAATTATACCATCTGTACTGTCTCATCTCTCCAAGTTTGAGAGGCATCTCACCATGTCTGGAGAGCAGAAAGCAGCCCTTCTGAAGATGGTGTGTTTCTTCCTTGTTAATCTTATCCTCTTGAGGGGTCTGGTGGAGTCGTCACTAGAAAGTGCTCTCCTTCGCATGGGCAGGTGCTATTTGGATGGAGAAGATTGTAAGAGGATAGAGCAGTACCTTAGCGCATCTTTTTTGTCAAGATCATGCCTATCCTCTCTAGCGTTTCTTATCACCTGCACATTCTTGGGAATATCTTATGATTTATTGGCTCCTATCCCTTGGATCAAAAAGAAGATTCAGAAGCTTCGGAAGAACGACATGCTACAGCTGGTTCCTGAGCAAAGCGAAGATCGTCCCCTTGAACAGCAGGAAACAAATAGTCTTCGGAGGCCCCTGATATCCGAGACTGTTTACGACACCCCTAGATTCAGTGCTGTTGATCTACCTGGCCAGGATCTTACTGAATATCCGACCAATAGAGCCTCACCTGTGCCGAAGCAGACGTTCGACTTTGCTCAGTATTATGCATTTAATTTGACGATATTTGCCCTGACCATGATATATTCCTCATTTGCTCCTCTTGTGGTCCCCGTCGGCGCAGTCTATTTTGGGTATAGATATGTGGTCGACAAGTACAACTTTCTATTTGTTTATCGAGTTCGGGGGTTTCCTGCTGGCAATGATGGGAGGCTAATGGACTCCGTGTTGAGCATCATGCGTTTTTGTGTCGATCTCTTTCTCCTTTCAATGCTCTTGTACTTTTCAGTCCAAGGCGACTCAACAAAGCTGCAGGCCATATTTACGCTTGGACTGTTAGTGATGTATAAGCTGTTGCCGTCTGATGGCGATAAATTTCAGCCAGCCCTGTTGGAAGGCATGCAATCTATCGACAGTGTGATAGATGGGCCTATCGATTACGAGGTGTTCTCACGCCCCAAATTTGATTGGGATACTTATTATACATAA
- the LOC104420785 gene encoding LOW QUALITY PROTEIN: probable serine/threonine-protein kinase PBL11 (The sequence of the model RefSeq protein was modified relative to this genomic sequence to represent the inferred CDS: deleted 1 base in 1 codon) — MRAQDKSGLSSRVNVLGVIIIAMSILLTGVTFCIFFRRKLLPAVWRRRRRLIKGKAGSSLKDEKMLLRRFQLEELMRAIDNFSEECLVGSGAFGNVYRGTFHDEGTLATKKPHADSYQSFEEFRNGNLGSRQVRLLSKVKHRNLVNLVGFCEEPGASGAKILVYEYVPNGSLLEHIIGRRGRVLTWRQRVNLAIGAAKGIAHLHEEVKPSVIHRDLKPSNILIGEGFEAKVSDFGLVKSGPVEDQSHVSSQIKGTPGYLDPAYCSSFHLTPFSDVYSFGVILLQLVAARPVVDTGRNNSRYHIMDWARPSLEREDVTGILDANLLSQPCNMEVMLKMGQLALKCVVKSPKQRPTMTQVWQELEEAIRLADGNSPKPAAGGGPRKSRDCYASQSFSIDGVGYQRFHVEMDSLSFQSASLRCLDANNLSIDIDKAV; from the exons ATGCGGGCTCAGGACAAGTCTGGGCTGAGCAGCCGGGTGAATGTCTTGGGAGTGATAATCATAGCCATGTCCATTCTGTTGACGGGCGTCACCTTTTGCATCTTCTTCAGGAGGAAGCTCCTCCCCGCCGTCtggcgccgccgccgtcgcctgATAAAGGGCAAAG CTGGAAGTAGTTTGAAAGACGAGAAAATGTTGCTGAGAAGGTTCCAGCTCGAGGAGCTCATGAGGGCGATCGACAACTTCAGCGAGGAGTGCTTGGTCGGATCCGGAGCTTTCGGGAATGTCTATAGAGGGACGTTCCATGACGAAGGAACACTAGCCACCAAGAAACCTCATGCCGACTCCTACCaaagctttgaagaatttaggaATGGTAATTTAGGCTCTAGAC AAGTGAGACTGCTTTCTAAAGTTAAGCACAGGAACCTTGTCAACTTGGTGGGTTTCTGTGAAGAACCAG GAGCAAGTGGTGCTAAGATATTGGTTTATGAGTATGTGCCCAACGGTTCATTGCTTGAGCACATCATAG GGAGAAGAGGCAGGGTCCTGACATGGAGACAGAGGGTTAATTTAGCCATTGGAGCAGCTAAAG GCATTGCTCATTTGCATGAAGAGGTAAAGCCGAGCGTCATCCACCGCGATCTGAAACCGAGCAACATTCTCATAGGAGAAGGCTTTGAAGCCAAGGTTTCGGATTTCGGGCTCGTCAAGTCAGGGCCAGTCGAGGATCAGTCCCATGTCAGTAGTCAGATCAAAGGGACGCCGGGGTACCTTGACCCTGCATATTGTTCCAGCTTTCATTTAACTCCGTTCAGCGACGTTTACAGTTTCGGTGTGATACTTCTGCAACTGGTAGCTGCCCGGCCTGTCGTTGATACCGGAAGGAACAACTCTAGGTATCACATTATGGACTGG GCTAGACCAAGCTTAGAAAGAGAAGACGTGACAGGAATATTGGATGCCAATCTCCTTTCGCAACCATGCAACATGGAGGTGATGCTGAAGATGGGTCAGCTTGCTCTGAAGTGCGTGGTGAAATCGCCAAAGCAGCGCCCCACAATGACTCAGGTGTGGCAAGAACTAGAAGAAGCAATTCGCTTGGCCGATGGCAACTCTCCTAAACCGGCGGCTGGCGGTGGACCTCGCAAATCAAGGGACTGCTACGCTTCTCAGAGCTTCAGCATCGATGGAGTTGGGTATCAGAGA TTCCATGTGGAAATGGACAGTCTCTCGTTCCAGTCCGCGAGCTTGAGGTGTTTGGACGCCAACAACCTCAGCATCGACATTGACAAAGCAGTTTAA
- the LOC104419624 gene encoding uncharacterized protein LOC104419624 isoform X1, which translates to MHHLALEVGLVDPAMETTARERESTMKRPICPKPRRLRPGAPDLLKPLRCSQHCQQNGDGRSGIGNLIVDKVGLVIQAADNEDESPGAEGGMGSPPTRTNNPLVHDVRFIRQMELLSPFPPAKLPDNFNFPSASPA; encoded by the exons ATGCACCATCTAGCATTGGAGGTCGGCCTGGTCGATCCTGCCATGGAGACGACAGCTCGCGAGCGCGAGAGCACCATGAAGCGGCCCATCTGTCCGAAGCCCCGACGGCTCCGGCCAGGTGCGCCAGACTTGCTCAAGCCCCTGAGGTGCAGCCAGCACTG CCAGCAGAATGGCGATGGAAGAAGTGGGATAGGGAACCTGATCGTGGACAAGGTTGGCCTCGTTATCCAGGCGGCGGACAATGAGGACGAGAGCCCCGGTGCCGAGGGCGGCATGGGGTCGCCGCCCACGAGGACCAACAATCCGCTGGTTCACGACGTCCGCTTCATTCGCCAGATGGAGCTTCTCTCGCCATTCCCACCCGCCAAGCTCCCCGACAATTTCAATTTTCCCTCCGCCTCTCCAGCTTGA
- the LOC104419624 gene encoding uncharacterized protein LOC104419624 isoform X2, which translates to MHHLALEVGLVDPAMETTARERESTMKRPICPKPRRLRPGAPDLLKPLSQQNGDGRSGIGNLIVDKVGLVIQAADNEDESPGAEGGMGSPPTRTNNPLVHDVRFIRQMELLSPFPPAKLPDNFNFPSASPA; encoded by the exons ATGCACCATCTAGCATTGGAGGTCGGCCTGGTCGATCCTGCCATGGAGACGACAGCTCGCGAGCGCGAGAGCACCATGAAGCGGCCCATCTGTCCGAAGCCCCGACGGCTCCGGCCAGGTGCGCCAGACTTGCTCAAGCCCCTGAG CCAGCAGAATGGCGATGGAAGAAGTGGGATAGGGAACCTGATCGTGGACAAGGTTGGCCTCGTTATCCAGGCGGCGGACAATGAGGACGAGAGCCCCGGTGCCGAGGGCGGCATGGGGTCGCCGCCCACGAGGACCAACAATCCGCTGGTTCACGACGTCCGCTTCATTCGCCAGATGGAGCTTCTCTCGCCATTCCCACCCGCCAAGCTCCCCGACAATTTCAATTTTCCCTCCGCCTCTCCAGCTTGA
- the LOC104419621 gene encoding probable protein phosphatase 2C 60 — protein sequence MLSRLINFLRACWRPSSDRYVHTGSDLGGRQDGLLWYKDTGQHLNGDFSMAVVQANNLLEDQSQIESGSLSFLDSGPYGTFIGVYDGHGGPETSRFINDHLFQNLKMFATEQQSMSVEVIRKAYQATEEGFFSLVTKQWPMKPQIAAVGSCCLVGVICGGTLYIANLGDSRAVLGRAVKATGEVLAIQLSSEHNVCIESVRQEMHSLHPDDSQIVVLKHNVWRVKGLIQVSRSIGDVYLKKAEFNREPLYAKFRLREPFRKPILSSDPSISVHELQPHDQFVIFASDGLWEHLTNQDAVDMVQNHPRNGIARRLVKTALQEAAKKREMRYSDLKKIDRGVRRHFHDDITVIVVFLDSNLVSRASSTKGPTVSLRGGGINLSVKTLAPCATPVEV from the exons ATGTTATCGAGGTTGATAAATTTTCTGAGGGCTTGCTGGCGGCCGTCCTCGGACCGTTATGTGCACACGGGTTCGGATTTAGGGGGCCGGCAAGATGGACTTCTTTGGTACAAAGACACCGGGCAGCACTTGAACGGGGACTTCTCGATGGCGGTTGTTCAGGCCAATAATTTGCTTGAAGATCAGAGCCAGATTGAGTCTGGCTCCTTGAGTTTTCTTGACTCAGGTCCTTATGGCACCTTTATTGGAGTGTATGATGGCCACGGTGGACCTGAGACATCGAGATTCATTAATGATCACCTTTTCCAGAATCTGAAGA TGTTTGCAACTGAGCAACAATCCATGTCGGTCGAAGTTATTAGGAAGGCTTACCAAGCAACTGAAGAGGGATTCTTCTCTCTTGTTACTAAACAATGGCCCATGAAACCCCAGATTGCTGCTGTTGGATCGTGCTGCTTGGTTGGTGTTATTTGTGGGGGGACGCTTTACATTGCCAACTTGGGCGATTCTCGGGCTGTTCTGGGTAGGGCTGTGAAGGCAACCGGCGAGGTCCTTGCCATCCAGCTTTCGTCAGAGCATAATGTGTGTATAGAGTCTGTTCGGCAGGAGATGCATTCTTTGCATCCAGATGACTCTCAAATTGTGGTGTTAAAGCATAATGTATGGCGTGTAAAGGGCCTCATACAG GTTTCTAGATCCATTGGTGATGTCTATCTAAAGAAGGCTGAGTTCAACAGGGAGCCTTTATATGCCAAGTTTCGCCTCCGTGAACCTTTTAGAAAGCCAATTTTAAGTTCTGATCCATCTATATCAGTGCATGAACTCCAACCTCATGATCAGTTTGTGATATTTGCTTCTGATGGACTATGGGAGCACCTTACCAACCAAGATGCAGTTGATATGGTTCAAAATCATCCTCGTAAT GGAATTGCTCGGAGGCTTGTGAAAACTGCCCTGCAGGAAGcagcaaaaaaaagagaaatgaggtACTCCgacttgaagaaaattgaccgTGGGGTCCGCCGACATTTCCACGACGACATCACAGTCATTGTTGTATTTCTCGACTCAAATTTAGTCAGCAGAGCCAGCTCAACCAAAGGGCCCACCGTGTCCTTGAGAGGGGGAGGTATTAACCTATCGGTGAAAACTCTGGCCCCCTGTGCAACGCCAGTGGAAGTTTAG